From a single Rosa rugosa chromosome 7, drRosRugo1.1, whole genome shotgun sequence genomic region:
- the LOC133722935 gene encoding F-box protein At3g07870-like produces MTLFLSHEVYLFEKRFMPSSMTMRAMKKQKIKTTDTERDEEVEDERDDEKPCMILQLPDHIILEIFSRIPINTVIQCKYVCKSWRRSLSDHEFSKSLFARTAACLFLKVYSRTPCRSRNTKRYHIPPNKHILANLESVSSPNNVVLKLSDPNALYNRLHSSFTGVMGSCNGFLCLFRHNCKIDAFIFNISNPITGESVPLPVNKEIGRPAHFGFGFSPISDVYKVVVFTTNEINEHRFHKRKQCRKLEVMVLTVGSGIWRRIGKVSNVMRAAREGVFHNGFLHWVCHCKKGYGSLFIRAFDVESERFKDLPMPPCHFHPHSIPQMRVLGGSLSVSDGRTFWVMKEYGVKKSWTKELEIGRGKVDPNGGYGSNIRDVEVLKFTEGKVLLLADNNLCLYTPETRTLVRVEIDGMPSGGFHFVADHIPSFVSPKDIIKDYVSKLRSCKYNDRVVVVRPRTRLAVKKLKEEEVLPEPEKEKEKDRVNVISEKEDSDSEGEREEEEEENKAVMADDSGGLSANKVAGQEEENSTTPFPEKVLIAIVTYRMLWVTESDVQFIIIKRKRLP; encoded by the exons ATGACTCTTTTTCTATCTCACGAGGTCTATCTATTCGAAAAACGCTTCATGCCTTCATCCATGACAATGAGAGCGATGAAGAAGCAGAAAATTAAAACAACCGACACTGAGAGAGATGAAGAAGTAGAAGACGAAAGAGATGATGAGAAACCCTGCATGATTCTACAATTGCCAGACCACATAATCCTGGAGATCTTCTCTAGAATCCCAATAAACACGGTCATCCAATGCAAGTATGTGTGCAAGTCTTGGCGCCGTTCTCTCTCAGACCACGAGTTCTCAAAATCCCTATTTGCACGAACTGCGGCGTGCTTGTTTCTCAAAGTCTATAGTCGGACTCCATGCCGGAGCCGAAACACCAAACGTTATCATATACCCCCGAATAAGCACATCTTGGCCAACTTGGAAAGCGTCTCGAGCCCAAACAACGTGGTCTTGAAGCTTTCAGATCCCAATGCCTTATACAACAGGCTCCATTCAAGTTTTACAGGTGTTATGGGATCCTGCAATGGCTTCCTCTGCTTATTCCGACATAATTGTAAAATTGATGCTTTCATTTTTAACATATCCAATCCCATTACCGGTGAGTCTGTACCTCTTCCAGTCAATAAAGAAATAGGTCGTCCAGCTCactttgggtttgggtttagtCCCATAAGTGATGTCTATAAGGTGGTTGTGTTTACAACCAATGAAATTAATGAACATCGCtttcacaaaagaaaacaatgtcGTAAATTGGAGGTGATGGTTTTGACTGTTGGCTCTGGGATTTGGAGAAGAATTGGCAAAGTATCAAATGTCATGCGTGCAGCACGAGAAGGGGTCTTTCATAATGGATTTCTTCACTGGGTTTGCCACTGTAAAAAAGGTTATGGCTCTCTCTTCATACGTGCATTTGATGTTGAAAGCGAGCGTTTCAAGGATTTACCAATGCCCCCTTGTCATTTCCATCCCCATTCTATACCTCAAATGCGAGTCCTAGGAGGTTCACTTTCTGTAAGTGATGGCCGCACGTTTTGGGTAATGAAAGAGTACGGCGTCAAGAAGTCTTGGACCAAAGAGCTTGAAATTGGACGTGGTAAAGTTGATCCTAATGGCGGATATGGGTCCAATATACGAGATGTTGAAGTGCTGAAATTTACAGAGGGGAAAGTTTTGTTGTTAGCAGACAATAATTTGTGCCTCTATACTCCTGAAACCAGGACCCTTGTGAGGGTTGAAATTGATGGGATGCCATCAGGGGGCTTCCATTTCGTGGCGGACCATATTCCGAGCTTTGTTTCTCCGAAGGATATTATCAAGGATTACGTCTCCAAA CTTCGCAGCTGTAAATATAATGATCGAGTCGTTGTGGTGAGGCCGAGGACGAGGTTGGCTGTGAAAAAGctgaaggaggaggaggtgctGCCGGAGccggagaaggagaaggagaaggaccGCGTGAATGTGATTTCGGAGAAGGAAGACTCCGATTCGGAGGGTgaaagggaggaagaagaagaagagaacaaaGCTGTGATGGCTGACGATAGTGGTGGCTTGAGTGCTAACAAGGTTGCTGGGCAAGAAGAAGAGAACAGTACGACGCCGTTTCCAGAAAAG GTTTTGATTGCAATAGTTACTTATAGAATGCTTTGGGTTACTGAAAGTGATGTTCAATTTATCATAATAAAGCGAAAGAGATTGCCTTAA
- the LOC133721026 gene encoding putative F-box/FBD/LRR-repeat protein At4g03220 produces MPHCFMEQRPKLRGVGAPTKCRIDRFTSLPDHLVHHILSFVAITDLTRFGCASKKCRELYLSTPSLNLNGFSRANLLNGDKRLELLSSLDRFLLVHRGVNKLKRLCIFLNAYRDSKNEAFRIITWIHSAVRCNVEVLELDIGVPDETLPFPSSVFHCGSLRSLLVKMSCRILKAPSLTSFSNLEYLKLTYVIIGDEGIFKWISCCCKCIETLILEHAYGIKTVTIQSSSLKSFRFVKDYLVRPCNLNISGGRLEDIFIDWGFNSDFSRSLNISAPDLKYLKWSGNLLTQQNLGKMTCLQKAELFLKPEADDFNMFEILCSINRVEVLILNKETIMAMYKGGSMSAPLENVHYLSIHIGSFLDILVLPMALLLQGMPNLTTLDMKSDPFFLDPNTDCSGFNMGFWKVQSLDFVHQLREVTIELSSGSNGIEFARYILEHAQNLNKMTIVHSPHQSNAIRALKKSNMAANAKVAYLEDQNRGTEKQRGRRVAR; encoded by the exons ATGCCCCATTGTTTCATGGAACAGAGGCCTAAGTTGAGGGGAGTTGGAGCTCCTACCAAGTGTAGGATAGACAGATTTACAAGCCTTCCGGACCATCTTGTTCATCACATACTTTCCTTTGTTGCTATCACTGACCTTACTCGTTTCGGTTGCGCCTCTAAAAAGTGCAGAGAGCTTTATCTGTCAACTCCCTCGTTGAATTTGAACGGATTTTCTCGTGCCAATTTGTTAAATGGTGATAAGCGATTAGAGTTGTTGAGTTCTCTGGATAGGTTCTTGTTAGTTCATCGAGGGGTTAATAAGCTGAAACGTTTGTGTATCTTTTTGAATGCTTACCGAGACAGTAAGAATGAGGCATTTCGAATAATCACATGGATCCACAGTGCTGTAAGGTGTAATGTTGAAGTCCTTGAGCTTGATATTGGTGTACCCGATGAGACACTGCCCTTTCCGTCGTCTGTCTTCCATTGTGGATCTCTGAGGTCTCTATTGGTTAAGATGAGCTGTCGGATTCTTAAAGCACCCTCACTCACATCTTTCTCTAATCTTGAATACTTGAAGTTGACATATGTTATAATAGGAGATGAGGGGATTTTCAAATGGATCTCTTGTTGCTGCAAATGCATTGAGACATTAATTCTTGAACATGCTTATGGGATTAAAACTGTCACCATTCAAAGCTCTTCTTTAAAATCATTTCGCTTTGTGAAGGATTATCTGGTTCGTCCCTGCAATCTCAACATCTCTGGTGGAAGACTTGAAGACATATTTATTGACTGGGGATTTAATTCCGATTTCAGCAGATCATTAAATATTTCTGCTCCAGATCTTAAATATTTGAAATGGTCAGGGAATTTGTTGACTCAACAAAATCTGGGGAAAATGACCTGTTTACAGAAAGCTGAGCTCTTTCTGAAACCTGAAGCAGATGACTTTAACATGTTTGAGATTCTTTGCAGCATAAACAGGGTTGAAGTTCTTATTCTAAACAAAGAGACCATCATG GCTATGTACAAGGGAGGTTCCATGTCAGCCCCATTAGAAAATGTTCATTACTTGTCTATTCATATTGGAAGTTTTCTTGACATCCTAGTCCTCCCAATGGCTTTGCTTCTTCAAGGAATGCCTAATTTGACTACTTTAGACATGAAGTCTGACCCCTTCTTCCTTGACCCAAATACTGAT TGTTCTGGGTTTAACATGGGATTTTGGAAGGTGCAAAGTCTTGATTTTGTTCATCAACTTAGAGAAGTAACCATTGAGCTATCCAGTGGATCCAATGGAATCGAGTTTGCGAGGTATATCCTTGAGCATGCTCAGAATTTGAACAAAATGACGATTGTGCATTCACCTCATCAGTCTAATGCTATAAGGGCGTTAAAGAAAAGCAATATGGCTGCCAATGCCAAAGTTGCCTATCTGGAAGATCAAAACAGAGGAACTGAAAAGCAAAGAGGAAGAAGGGTTGCCAGATAA
- the LOC133722936 gene encoding agamous-like MADS-box protein AGL15, whose amino-acid sequence MPTTENLGIRRQATLFKKAHQLSVLCDAEVAIIAFTSDGKLHEFSSTSMEHTLSRYKGEVEQSRPEESRRHEPAKLEEPKPCDNYILHELKGKHAALSLEISRRMGKELDDLSREELCALEEQQLWALLSVNDKKKELLVEMLQRSMSRDEQRAVQEKENLIRGFEGRMRERPYVLQDHGLNRMVYGTKLKAVSLYNRPSQISDEHSDILQLRL is encoded by the coding sequence ATGCCAACCACTGAAAACCTAGGGATCAGGAGGCAGGCCACTCTGTTCAAGAAGGCTCATCAATTGTCAGTTTTATGTGATGCGGAGGTAGCGATCATCGCTTTCACAAGCGATGGAAAGCTTCATGAATTCTCGAGCACCAGCATGGAGCACACTCTTTCAAGATACAAAGGCGAGGTAGAGCAGTCTAGGCCAGAAGAGAGCCGCCGCCACGAACCTGCGAAACTGGAGGAGCCAAAACCATGTGACAATTACATTCTTCATGAACTGAAGGGAAAACATGCAGCGCTGAGTTTGGAGATCTCGCGGAGGATGGGAAAAGAGTTGGATGACTTGAGTAGGGAAGAGCTGTGTGCCCTAGAGGAGCAACAACTTTGGGCGTTGTTATCTGTCAATGACAAGAAGAAGGAACTACTTGTGGAGATGTTGCAGAGGTCTATGTCGCGTGATGAACAGCGAGCTGTGCAGGAGAAAGAGAACCTGATCAGAGGGTTTGAGGGGAGGATGAGGGAAAGGCCATATGTCCTTCAAGACCATGGCCTGAATAGGATGGTTTACGGCACAAAATTGAAAGCTGTTTCACTTTACAATCGTCCATCACAGATCAGCGATGAGCATTCCGACATCTTGCAACTGCGGCTGTGA